A part of Pararhizobium sp. A13 genomic DNA contains:
- a CDS encoding divergent polysaccharide deacetylase family protein, whose product MGTDLNAPLGQNRKARPPKSQKFIFSFGRALLGAGFAGLIGVSAWTVLRPTGLIEPKPTAEADAAQTAEKPGADTTADGKKLKTSPTSGALSGAHVEETLTDDGSIVTKFSPKQRGGDGPAFIEVGRTKGQDPRMAAFPNDALLEDAPEGHLPIIGPDGLRPMDQYARPWSGARGTRIALVVGGLGLSQTGTQNALRQLPPEITMAFAASGNSLQRWMQEARRDGHEILLQVPFEPFDYPDNNPGPHTLRVGQDARKNLSELRSSLARITNYTGVMNFLGGRFLADADALEPVMRDIGRRGLLFLDDGTSAQSLTGTLADTIGVPHGFADMVVDGELDRTVILKKLDELERIARRNGSAIGVASAFDESVEAISQWVDEAGTRGIEFVGVSALVKDPQQQ is encoded by the coding sequence TTGGGAACAGACCTCAACGCTCCTCTTGGTCAGAACCGCAAGGCGCGCCCTCCCAAATCGCAAAAATTTATCTTTTCTTTCGGCCGCGCCCTTCTCGGCGCAGGCTTTGCGGGGCTGATCGGCGTCTCCGCGTGGACCGTGCTGCGGCCGACCGGCCTCATCGAACCGAAACCCACAGCGGAAGCAGACGCCGCGCAGACAGCTGAAAAACCGGGAGCGGACACGACCGCGGACGGCAAAAAACTCAAGACGTCACCGACAAGCGGCGCCCTTTCCGGCGCCCATGTCGAGGAGACGCTGACGGATGACGGCTCGATCGTCACCAAATTCTCACCCAAGCAACGTGGCGGCGACGGCCCCGCCTTCATCGAGGTCGGCCGCACGAAGGGGCAGGACCCGCGCATGGCCGCCTTTCCTAACGATGCCCTGCTGGAAGACGCGCCGGAAGGCCATTTGCCGATCATCGGTCCGGATGGCCTGCGGCCGATGGATCAATATGCGCGGCCGTGGTCAGGTGCGCGCGGCACGCGCATCGCATTGGTCGTCGGCGGCCTCGGACTGAGCCAGACCGGCACGCAGAACGCGCTGCGCCAGCTTCCGCCCGAGATCACCATGGCCTTCGCCGCCAGCGGCAACAGCCTGCAGCGCTGGATGCAGGAAGCCCGCCGCGACGGCCATGAAATCCTGCTGCAGGTGCCGTTCGAACCTTTCGATTATCCCGACAACAACCCCGGCCCGCATACGCTGCGCGTCGGGCAGGATGCCAGGAAGAACCTGTCCGAACTGCGCTCGTCGCTCGCCAGGATCACCAATTATACCGGCGTCATGAATTTCCTCGGCGGGCGGTTCCTGGCTGACGCCGATGCGCTCGAACCGGTGATGCGCGACATCGGCCGGCGTGGCCTGTTGTTTCTCGACGACGGCACGTCGGCGCAATCGCTGACCGGTACGCTCGCCGATACGATCGGCGTGCCGCACGGCTTTGCCGACATGGTCGTCGACGGCGAACTCGACCGCACCGTCATCCTGAAAAAGCTCGACGAACTTGAGCGCATCGCCCGCCGCAACGGCAGCGCCATCGGCGTCGCCTCGGCCTTCGACGAAAGCGTCGAGGCAATTTCCCAATGGGTCGACGAGGCCGGCACCCGCGGCATCGAATTCGTCGGCGTCTCGGCCCTCGTCAAGGATCCGCAACAACAATAG
- a CDS encoding error-prone DNA polymerase: MSTAPQFFEIGARTNFSFLEGASKPEEMVTQAALLKLAGLGIADRNSVAGVVRAHAQVRALEEDYEKIVAENRERREKGDAEKEPLKPVPFQPGARLVFSDGTPDILAFPQNRKGWAHLCRLLSAGNLRTQKGSCILKEADLIEWGDEMMLALIPTPSLLDDAGAQEKLEDCLERLRKRFRDKLHLVLSPSYDGRDAQVFAAFSMLAARNRVPLMASNQPLYHHPSRRPLSDIVTAIREHVTITEAGFRLAPNAERYLKHGREMARLFRDYPKAVANTEKFFGSLSFSLDELSHNYPDEGVEGETPSQTLARLTWEGARDRYRKGLPEKVSKQIDYELDLIKQMKYEHYFLTVRNIVHHARYTLKILCQGRGSAANSVICFCLGITEVDPTITTLLFERFISTERNEPPDIDVDFEHERREEVIQFIYEKYGIEHAGLTAAVTSYRARSAGREVAKAFGLSEDVQSALASTVWGWSAADLTEREAKAAGLDLSDRTTTDVLKYATELMSFPRHLTQHVGGFVITRDRLDEVMPIMPTAMPKRYMVEWDKDDLDTIGILKIDILALGMLTCLRKAFDLLESHYDRQVTLGGFGDMTDKAVYAMICRADTIGVFQVESRAQMSMLPRLRPERFYDLVVEVAIVRPGPIQGNMVHPYLKRREDQRNNRPIDYQKPELKAVLERTLGVPLFQEQAMQIAITAAGFPPAKADRLRRSMATFKRSGQVNSFKKDMIDGMVGNGYPRDFAERCFSQIEGFGEYGFPESHAASFALLVYASSWVKAYYPDVFCAALLNSQPMGFYAPAQLVRDAREHGVEVRPVDINHSEWNCLLEDTAFDRDAIDQRHLSMRHIVRTKRAVRLGFRQVKGLSEPDMEGLVKSRGQSYNSVRDLWLRSGLQKSDIERLADADAFRSIGLSRREALWAVRALDAKSAAEKLPLFDRADRADLQVEPETHLPEMLPGEQVIEDYRYLSLSLKAHPASFLRDEFTKKGILKNRDLLTVPNGEKVTIAGLVLVRQRPGSAKGVIFMTLEDETGVANAIVWNKIFDRYRSIVMGARLVKIRGKLQSESGVIHVVVDHIEDMTSMLGLLQREARHFGVSERADQALRPTADRRQKKRLTVPAHSGKGDFGETARTEIVETASVMPKGRNFH, translated from the coding sequence ATGAGCACCGCACCGCAATTTTTCGAGATCGGCGCCCGGACGAATTTCTCCTTCCTCGAAGGCGCGTCCAAGCCGGAGGAAATGGTGACGCAGGCCGCGTTGCTGAAGCTCGCGGGTCTCGGGATCGCCGACCGGAATTCGGTCGCAGGCGTGGTCCGGGCTCATGCGCAGGTCAGGGCGCTGGAGGAAGACTATGAAAAGATCGTCGCAGAAAACCGGGAGCGTCGCGAAAAGGGAGACGCGGAGAAGGAACCTTTGAAGCCGGTTCCCTTTCAACCGGGCGCAAGGCTGGTCTTTTCCGATGGCACGCCGGATATCCTCGCCTTCCCGCAAAACAGAAAGGGCTGGGCCCATCTCTGCCGCCTGCTGAGTGCCGGAAACCTGAGAACCCAAAAAGGGTCGTGCATCCTGAAGGAAGCAGACCTGATCGAATGGGGAGACGAGATGATGCTTGCCCTCATCCCCACCCCATCCTTGCTGGACGATGCCGGTGCGCAGGAAAAGCTGGAAGACTGCCTTGAGCGCCTGAGGAAACGCTTTCGCGACAAACTCCATCTGGTGCTTTCCCCGTCCTATGATGGCCGGGATGCCCAGGTTTTCGCCGCGTTCTCGATGCTGGCTGCCCGCAACCGCGTCCCGCTGATGGCCAGCAACCAGCCGCTCTATCACCACCCCTCCCGCCGTCCCCTGTCCGACATCGTCACCGCCATCCGTGAGCATGTGACGATTACGGAGGCCGGTTTCCGGTTGGCGCCCAATGCCGAGCGTTATCTCAAGCACGGGCGCGAGATGGCGCGCCTGTTTCGGGACTACCCAAAGGCGGTCGCCAATACCGAAAAGTTCTTCGGGAGCCTGTCCTTCTCGCTGGATGAGCTCAGCCACAATTATCCGGATGAAGGCGTCGAGGGGGAAACGCCGTCGCAGACGCTGGCGCGCCTGACCTGGGAAGGCGCGCGCGACCGGTATCGAAAGGGCCTTCCTGAGAAGGTCTCCAAGCAGATCGACTATGAGCTCGATCTCATCAAGCAGATGAAATACGAGCATTATTTTCTGACGGTGCGCAACATCGTCCATCACGCCCGCTACACGCTGAAAATCCTCTGCCAGGGACGCGGGTCCGCCGCCAATTCCGTCATCTGTTTCTGCCTCGGCATCACGGAAGTCGATCCCACCATAACGACGCTTCTGTTCGAGCGGTTCATCTCGACGGAGCGCAATGAACCGCCGGATATCGATGTAGATTTCGAGCATGAGCGCCGCGAGGAGGTCATTCAGTTCATCTATGAAAAATACGGCATCGAGCATGCCGGCCTGACGGCGGCGGTGACGAGCTACCGGGCGCGATCCGCCGGCCGCGAGGTGGCCAAGGCGTTCGGCCTGTCGGAAGATGTGCAATCGGCCCTCGCCAGCACGGTCTGGGGCTGGTCGGCGGCGGATCTGACGGAACGCGAGGCGAAGGCCGCCGGCCTCGATCTCTCCGACCGGACGACGACGGATGTTCTCAAATACGCGACCGAACTGATGAGCTTTCCGCGGCACCTCACCCAGCATGTCGGCGGCTTCGTCATCACGCGGGACCGGCTGGACGAGGTCATGCCGATCATGCCGACGGCGATGCCCAAGCGCTATATGGTCGAATGGGACAAGGACGATCTGGATACAATCGGCATCCTGAAGATCGACATCCTCGCTCTCGGCATGCTCACGTGCCTAAGGAAGGCCTTTGACCTCCTGGAATCGCACTATGATCGCCAGGTCACGCTTGGCGGCTTCGGCGACATGACCGACAAGGCGGTCTACGCGATGATCTGCCGGGCGGATACGATCGGCGTCTTCCAGGTCGAAAGCCGGGCCCAGATGAGTATGCTGCCGCGGCTCAGGCCCGAAAGATTCTACGATCTCGTCGTGGAGGTGGCGATCGTCCGGCCTGGACCCATCCAGGGAAACATGGTCCATCCCTATCTCAAACGGCGGGAGGATCAGCGCAACAACAGGCCCATCGACTATCAGAAGCCGGAGCTCAAGGCGGTCCTGGAAAGAACGCTCGGCGTTCCGCTCTTTCAGGAGCAGGCGATGCAGATCGCCATTACCGCCGCAGGCTTCCCTCCCGCCAAAGCCGACAGGTTGCGGCGCTCGATGGCGACGTTCAAGCGGTCGGGGCAGGTCAATTCCTTCAAGAAGGATATGATCGACGGCATGGTCGGGAACGGTTACCCCCGCGACTTTGCCGAACGCTGCTTCAGCCAGATCGAAGGCTTTGGCGAATACGGTTTTCCGGAAAGCCACGCGGCCTCCTTTGCCCTGCTCGTCTACGCCTCCTCCTGGGTCAAGGCCTATTACCCCGACGTTTTCTGCGCGGCATTGCTGAATTCGCAGCCGATGGGATTTTATGCGCCCGCGCAGCTGGTTCGCGACGCACGCGAGCACGGGGTCGAAGTGCGCCCCGTCGATATCAATCATTCCGAATGGAATTGTCTTTTGGAAGATACCGCCTTCGACAGAGACGCGATCGACCAGCGCCATCTCTCGATGCGGCATATCGTCAGGACGAAGAGGGCGGTGCGCCTTGGTTTCCGGCAGGTCAAGGGTCTTTCGGAACCGGATATGGAAGGGCTCGTCAAGAGCCGTGGCCAGAGCTACAACTCCGTGCGCGATCTCTGGCTGCGGTCCGGGCTGCAGAAATCCGATATCGAGCGGTTGGCGGATGCCGATGCCTTCCGGTCGATCGGGCTTTCGCGGCGCGAAGCGCTCTGGGCCGTGCGGGCGCTGGACGCAAAGAGTGCCGCGGAAAAGCTGCCCTTGTTCGATCGCGCGGACCGTGCCGATCTTCAGGTCGAGCCGGAAACCCACCTACCGGAAATGCTGCCGGGCGAGCAGGTGATCGAAGACTATCGCTATCTTTCCCTATCCCTGAAGGCGCATCCGGCTTCCTTCCTGCGCGATGAATTCACGAAGAAGGGTATCCTCAAGAACAGGGACCTTCTGACGGTGCCGAACGGTGAGAAGGTCACCATCGCCGGGCTCGTGTTGGTGCGCCAGCGGCCGGGCTCCGCCAAGGGCGTGATCTTCATGACGCTGGAGGACGAAACGGGTGTTGCCAATGCCATCGTCTGGAACAAGATATTCGACCGCTACCGGTCCATCGTCATGGGCGCCCGGCTGGTGAAGATCAGGGGCAAGCTCCAGAGCGAAAGCGGGGTGATCCACGTCGTGGTCGACCATATTGAGGATATGACATCGATGCTCGGCCTGCTGCAACGCGAGGCCCGTCATTTTGGTGTGTCAGAGCGGGCAGACCAAGCGCTGCGCCCGACCGCTGACCGTCGGCAGAAGAAGCGTTTGACTGTACCGGCCCATTCCGGGAAGGGCGATTTTGGGGAGACTGCCCGCACCGAGATCGTCGAGACCGCGAGCGTCATGCCAAAGGGGCGGAATTTTCATTAG
- a CDS encoding nicotinate-nucleotide adenylyltransferase produces MPHVERGMTVGLFGGSFNPPHDGHVLVADIALRRLGLDQLWWMVTPGNPLKNRNHLAPLAERIRLSEAIAFDPHIKVTAFEQSLGQTYTARTLEKIRERNRDIRFVWIMGADNLKNFHLWQDWQKIARTYPIAVIDRPGATLSYLSSKMARTFDYARVDEAHAASLAWRKAPAWTFIHGPRSPLSSTALRAKS; encoded by the coding sequence ATGCCGCATGTGGAGCGCGGCATGACGGTCGGCCTGTTCGGCGGCTCCTTCAATCCGCCGCATGACGGCCATGTACTGGTCGCCGATATCGCGCTCCGCCGCCTTGGCCTCGATCAGCTCTGGTGGATGGTGACGCCCGGCAATCCCTTGAAGAACCGCAACCATCTCGCACCGCTTGCAGAGCGCATAAGGCTCAGCGAAGCGATCGCCTTCGATCCGCACATCAAGGTGACCGCGTTCGAGCAGTCGCTTGGGCAAACCTACACGGCACGGACGCTGGAGAAGATCCGCGAACGAAACCGCGACATCCGTTTCGTCTGGATCATGGGCGCCGACAACCTGAAAAACTTCCATCTCTGGCAGGACTGGCAGAAAATCGCGCGCACTTATCCCATCGCCGTCATCGACCGCCCAGGTGCTACGCTCTCCTATCTTTCCTCGAAGATGGCGAGGACTTTCGACTATGCACGTGTCGACGAAGCCCATGCCGCAAGCCTCGCCTGGCGCAAGGCTCCGGCCTGGACCTTCATTCACGGACCGCGCTCGCCGCTCAGTTCGACAGCGCTTCGGGCGAAATCATGA
- a CDS encoding murein hydrolase activator EnvC, translating into MTTGLKRRGNKGQPAHAGWRGLRASLLTAGLLLAADAPAQTAETTDRVSRAAAGQAPAQVDPVADLALRRDSTRSELEALSKTITLSNDRAAELQAGIEELEKTSESLRAAIVDSANKRRALEQQIVDGEEKLTALRTKEDVVHKSLRARRSVLAEVLAALQRMGRNPPPALLVTPEDALASVRSAILLGAVVPGIRHETENLVADLKALSGLRKEITAQKQALGDDMASRLEEERRMNMLIAEKQKLKQRSATELAAERRKAEQLAAQATSLEGLIGSIETEIASVRDAAAAARAEEENRRRMSEEQRAEARELANSVTPDKNRIAPAYAFSDLQKKLALPVAGSVLRRFGDADGTGHSLQGMMLETNAGALVTAPSDGWIVYAGTFRSYGQMIILNPGDGYHIVLSGLDDVTVQQGQFVVAGEPLGTMGNKRVASATALALETERPTLYIEFRKDGKPVDSRPWWTAADTGKVRNDS; encoded by the coding sequence ATGACGACAGGGTTGAAGAGGCGGGGAAACAAAGGGCAGCCGGCACATGCCGGTTGGCGCGGCCTGCGCGCGAGCCTGTTGACCGCCGGGCTCCTGCTTGCCGCCGACGCACCCGCCCAGACCGCCGAGACGACGGATCGCGTCTCCCGGGCCGCCGCCGGACAGGCGCCCGCACAGGTCGATCCTGTCGCCGATCTCGCACTCAGGCGTGACAGCACCCGCAGCGAACTGGAAGCCCTGTCGAAGACCATCACGCTTTCAAACGACCGTGCAGCCGAACTGCAGGCGGGTATCGAGGAGCTTGAAAAGACCAGCGAGTCACTGAGAGCGGCGATCGTCGATTCGGCGAACAAGCGCAGGGCGCTGGAACAGCAGATCGTCGACGGCGAAGAGAAGCTGACCGCGCTGCGAACGAAGGAAGATGTCGTTCATAAATCGTTGCGCGCCCGGCGCAGCGTGCTCGCCGAGGTGCTGGCGGCGCTGCAGCGGATGGGGCGCAATCCGCCGCCCGCATTGCTCGTCACGCCCGAAGATGCGCTTGCCTCGGTTCGCAGCGCCATCCTGCTCGGCGCCGTCGTGCCCGGCATTCGCCATGAAACGGAAAACCTTGTCGCCGACTTGAAGGCTCTTTCCGGTCTACGCAAGGAAATCACCGCCCAGAAACAGGCGCTCGGCGACGACATGGCATCCCGGCTCGAGGAAGAGCGGCGCATGAACATGCTGATTGCCGAAAAGCAGAAACTGAAGCAACGCAGCGCCACCGAGCTTGCCGCCGAGCGCCGCAAGGCCGAGCAGCTCGCCGCCCAGGCGACCAGCCTTGAAGGCCTGATCGGCTCGATCGAGACCGAGATCGCCTCGGTGCGCGATGCCGCGGCCGCGGCCAGGGCCGAAGAGGAAAACCGCAGGCGGATGTCGGAGGAACAGCGGGCTGAAGCCCGCGAACTGGCCAACAGCGTTACGCCCGACAAAAACCGCATTGCGCCTGCATATGCATTTTCGGACCTGCAGAAAAAGCTCGCATTGCCGGTGGCCGGATCGGTCCTGCGCCGGTTCGGCGATGCCGATGGGACAGGGCATTCGCTCCAGGGCATGATGCTCGAAACCAATGCAGGAGCCTTGGTAACAGCGCCGTCCGATGGCTGGATCGTCTATGCCGGTACGTTTCGCAGTTACGGCCAGATGATCATCCTCAATCCCGGCGACGGTTACCATATCGTTCTGTCCGGGCTCGACGACGTCACGGTGCAGCAGGGGCAATTCGTCGTCGCCGGCGAGCCGCTTGGCACCATGGGTAACAAAAGAGTGGCCAGCGCGACCGCATTGGCGCTGGAAACCGAGCGTCCAACGCTTTACATTGAATTCAGGAAAGACGGAAAACCGGTTGATTCCCGACCATGGTGGACCGCAGCAGACACCGGAAAGGTACGCAATGATTCGTAG
- the rsfS gene encoding ribosome silencing factor, with translation MFNWKGKTLTTVHAKGNVSRIFPQSPDRSDEAAARALHLVLNSLEDSKAEDIVTINIAGKSALGDYMVVVSGRSSRHVMAIADHLMTDLKDEGYGNARVEGLETGDWVLIDSGDIIIHVFRPEIREFYNIEKMWAAPDMEDGTLH, from the coding sequence CTGTTCAACTGGAAAGGAAAGACCCTGACAACAGTACACGCGAAGGGAAATGTCAGCCGCATTTTCCCGCAAAGCCCGGATCGCAGCGACGAAGCCGCTGCCCGTGCTCTTCACCTGGTCCTCAACAGTCTCGAGGACTCGAAAGCAGAAGATATTGTCACCATCAACATTGCCGGAAAATCGGCGCTGGGAGACTACATGGTCGTGGTCTCCGGGCGATCGAGCAGGCATGTCATGGCGATCGCCGATCACCTGATGACCGACCTGAAGGACGAAGGCTATGGCAATGCCCGCGTCGAAGGCCTGGAAACCGGTGACTGGGTGCTGATCGACAGCGGTGACATCATCATCCACGTGTTCCGTCCGGAAATCCGCGAGTTCTACAACATCGAAAAGATGTGGGCCGCGCCGGATATGGAAGACGGCACTTTGCACTAG
- a CDS encoding RNA pyrophosphohydrolase, giving the protein MSKNKSKPIKAEDLPYRPCVGVMVLNRDGLVWVGRRIAVGNSEYDGSAQLWQMPQGGIDKHEDPLKAAYRELHEETGMSTVSLLAEAPDWINYDLPDHLIGIGLKGKYRGQTQRWFAFRFEGHETEIAINPPPGGHDPEFDEWAWKPMHELPGLIVAFKRKVYEDVVAAFKHLAG; this is encoded by the coding sequence ATGAGCAAGAACAAGTCGAAACCGATCAAGGCGGAAGACCTTCCCTATCGCCCCTGCGTCGGCGTGATGGTGCTGAACAGGGACGGTCTGGTCTGGGTTGGACGGCGCATTGCGGTCGGCAACTCCGAATATGACGGCTCCGCCCAGCTCTGGCAGATGCCGCAGGGCGGCATCGACAAACATGAGGACCCGCTGAAGGCGGCCTACCGCGAGCTCCATGAGGAAACCGGCATGTCCACCGTTTCCCTGCTTGCCGAAGCACCGGACTGGATCAACTACGACCTGCCTGATCACCTGATCGGCATCGGCCTCAAGGGCAAATATCGCGGCCAGACCCAGCGCTGGTTCGCCTTCCGCTTCGAAGGCCACGAGACCGAAATCGCCATCAACCCGCCCCCGGGCGGCCACGACCCGGAATTCGACGAATGGGCCTGGAAACCAATGCACGAGCTGCCGGGACTGATCGTCGCGTTCAAGCGCAAGGTCTACGAGGACGTCGTGGCGGCCTTCAAGCATTTGGCGGGGTAG
- a CDS encoding S41 family peptidase: MIRRTSLVLVGALMGAAATGVVYSSIVPAVAANASTYRELSIFGDVFERVRAQYVTPPQDDKLIENAINGMLSSLDPHSSYMNSTDAEDMRTQTKGEFGGLGIEVTMEDDLVKVTSPIDDTPAAKAGVLAGDFISKIDGQDVRGLKLEEAVDKMRGAVGKPIKLTILRKGAEKPIELTIIRDIIAVRAVKFRVEGDVGYLRVISFTEKTYDDLKSGIEKIKAQVPADKLKGYVLDLRLNPGGLLDQAINVSDAFLERGEVVSTRGRNPDETRRFNATAGDLTDGKPVIVLVNGGSASASEIVAGALQDLKRATVLGTRSFGKGSVQTIIPLGDAGALRLTTALYYTPSGKSIQGTGISPDIKVEQPLPPELLGKVETTSESSLRGHIKGQNENEEGSGSVAYVPPEAKDDLQLNYALDLLRGKKSDPAFPANPEKAELKQ; the protein is encoded by the coding sequence ATGATTCGTAGAACGTCACTTGTTCTGGTCGGGGCACTCATGGGTGCAGCGGCCACGGGCGTTGTTTATTCCTCCATCGTCCCGGCCGTCGCGGCCAACGCATCCACCTATCGCGAATTGTCGATCTTCGGCGATGTGTTCGAGCGAGTCCGCGCCCAGTACGTGACGCCGCCGCAGGACGACAAGCTGATCGAGAATGCCATCAACGGCATGCTCTCGTCGCTCGATCCGCATTCCAGCTACATGAATTCCACCGACGCCGAAGACATGCGCACCCAGACTAAGGGTGAATTCGGCGGTCTCGGCATCGAAGTCACCATGGAAGACGATCTCGTCAAGGTGACCAGCCCGATCGACGATACGCCGGCTGCCAAGGCAGGCGTTCTTGCCGGCGACTTCATTTCGAAGATCGACGGCCAGGATGTGCGCGGTCTCAAGCTCGAGGAAGCCGTCGACAAGATGCGCGGCGCCGTCGGCAAGCCGATCAAGCTGACCATCCTGCGCAAGGGTGCTGAAAAGCCGATCGAACTGACGATCATCCGCGACATCATCGCGGTGCGCGCCGTCAAGTTCCGCGTCGAGGGCGATGTCGGTTACCTGCGCGTGATCTCCTTCACCGAGAAGACCTATGACGACCTGAAGAGCGGCATCGAGAAGATCAAGGCCCAGGTCCCGGCCGACAAGCTGAAGGGCTATGTGCTCGACCTGCGCCTCAACCCGGGCGGCCTGCTTGACCAGGCGATCAACGTCTCCGACGCCTTCCTGGAACGCGGCGAAGTGGTCTCCACTCGCGGCCGCAATCCGGACGAGACCCGCCGCTTCAATGCCACGGCGGGCGACCTGACGGATGGCAAGCCGGTGATCGTGCTCGTCAACGGCGGCTCGGCTTCGGCCTCGGAAATCGTTGCCGGCGCTCTGCAGGACTTGAAGCGCGCGACCGTTCTCGGCACGCGCTCCTTCGGCAAGGGCTCGGTCCAGACGATCATCCCGCTCGGCGATGCCGGTGCGCTGCGCCTGACCACCGCGCTCTATTACACGCCGTCCGGCAAGTCGATCCAGGGCACCGGCATCTCGCCGGATATCAAGGTCGAACAGCCGCTGCCGCCGGAACTGCTCGGCAAGGTCGAAACGACGAGCGAATCCAGCCTGCGTGGTCATATCAAGGGCCAGAACGAAAACGAGGAAGGCTCCGGTTCCGTCGCTTACGTGCCGCCGGAAGCCAAGGACGACCTGCAGCTGAACTATGCGCTCGACCTGCTGCGCGGCAAGAAGTCGGACCCGGCCTTCCCGGCCAATCCGGAAAAGGCCGAACTGAAGCAGTAA
- the rlmH gene encoding 23S rRNA (pseudouridine(1915)-N(3))-methyltransferase RlmH, producing MRVGLFAVGRLKAGPEKDLAARYLDRFSKAGPAIGLELSRVTEVPESRASSADTRKREEAALLEKSLPEGSLLILLDERGKALDSEAFASLIGSFRDSGKRDLMLAIGGADGLDPSLHSKADAVICLGKMTWPHQLVRILIAEQLYRAVTILSGHPYHRV from the coding sequence ATGCGGGTTGGTCTTTTTGCCGTCGGGCGTCTCAAGGCCGGCCCGGAGAAGGATCTTGCGGCCCGCTACCTCGATCGTTTCTCCAAGGCGGGACCGGCGATCGGCCTCGAATTGTCCCGCGTCACCGAAGTGCCTGAAAGCCGCGCCTCGAGCGCCGATACGCGCAAGCGCGAAGAAGCGGCCCTGCTTGAAAAATCCCTCCCCGAAGGCAGCCTTCTCATCCTGCTCGACGAGCGCGGCAAGGCGCTGGATTCGGAAGCGTTCGCCTCCCTCATCGGCTCGTTCCGCGACAGCGGCAAACGCGACCTGATGCTGGCGATCGGCGGCGCCGACGGCCTTGACCCCTCGCTGCACAGCAAGGCGGATGCAGTCATCTGCCTCGGCAAGATGACCTGGCCGCACCAGCTGGTGCGCATCCTGATCGCCGAACAGCTCTACCGCGCCGTCACAATTCTCTCCGGCCACCCCTATCACAGGGTCTAG
- a CDS encoding (2Fe-2S)-binding protein has product MLVCSCNFITDKDIEDTIIGLLDEDCWQLIVPAKVYHAMEKRGRCCGCFPNVVDIIIRTTEQYHASRPSTDDQIFDFMTRLKQFHEENRRADLERRHKSHRAA; this is encoded by the coding sequence ATGCTGGTTTGTAGCTGCAATTTCATCACCGACAAGGACATCGAGGACACCATCATCGGGCTCCTCGATGAGGACTGTTGGCAGCTGATCGTTCCTGCAAAGGTTTACCACGCGATGGAAAAGCGCGGCCGTTGCTGCGGCTGTTTCCCCAATGTCGTCGACATCATCATCCGCACCACCGAGCAATATCATGCCAGCCGCCCCTCGACGGATGACCAGATATTTGATTTCATGACCCGCCTCAAACAATTCCACGAAGAAAACAGGAGAGCGGATCTTGAAAGGCGACATAAAAGTCATCGAGCGGCTTAA
- the bfr gene encoding bacterioferritin, which translates to MKGDIKVIERLNEALFLELGAVNQYWVHYRLLEDWGYTLLAKKERAESIEEMHHADKLIARIIFLEGHPNLQTVAPLRIGQNVKEVLEADLAGEYDARTAYKSSRDICHGAGDYVSMRLFEELLSDEESHIDFLETQLDLFNKIGAEKYGQLNAAPANEAE; encoded by the coding sequence TTGAAAGGCGACATAAAAGTCATCGAGCGGCTTAACGAAGCCCTTTTCCTCGAGCTCGGTGCGGTCAATCAATACTGGGTTCACTATCGCCTTCTTGAGGACTGGGGCTATACGCTTCTCGCCAAGAAGGAGCGGGCTGAATCGATCGAGGAAATGCACCATGCGGACAAGCTGATCGCCCGCATCATCTTCCTCGAAGGCCATCCCAACCTGCAGACGGTTGCGCCGCTGCGCATCGGCCAGAACGTCAAGGAAGTGCTGGAAGCCGACCTTGCCGGTGAATACGACGCCCGCACGGCCTACAAGAGCTCCCGCGATATCTGTCATGGCGCGGGCGACTATGTTTCCATGAGACTGTTCGAAGAGCTGCTTTCGGACGAGGAGAGTCACATCGACTTCCTCGAAACCCAGCTCGATCTCTTCAACAAGATCGGTGCCGAGAAATACGGCCAGCTCAACGCCGCGCCGGCAAACGAAGCCGAATAA